A single window of Crassostrea angulata isolate pt1a10 chromosome 8, ASM2561291v2, whole genome shotgun sequence DNA harbors:
- the LOC128157856 gene encoding uncharacterized protein LOC128157856 has protein sequence MTVREFMYHVALFLWIIYTKGILGRCTSNDTGGALQVNGRCYWMIREHLIFTDAPKRCQEDGGILAEIPDTETQNAVEGFFLSLSTNYWIGVHDIYRENYFVNMLNETVLQTKWAASQPNNVHYKYKNADCVEMASNGWVDVPCTLSMSAICSKRNNVIVTSSQLSTIPETTITPTSTTPAIVTTSPQPITTTPMTTPTTKIQSQITTFTSESSTRAVFTEPYTRTQISESQTTTPAWNVDEITTSKEQSCLCPCSRTKNQVYIENVVELRIKVDKLKKELYVNKSLLASSIRKRTSAVDRRPSASIVGGTLSIVIIAIVVGLITLGDVGQLLQFFWKMICGYSHR, from the exons ATGACTGTGCGTGAATTCATGTACCATGTTGCTCTCTTCCTGTGGATTATTTACACCAAAGGAATATtag GTAGATGCACCAGTAATGACACTGGTGGTGCTTTACAAGTGAACGGTCGTTGTTATTGGATGATAAGGGAACACCTGATTTTCACTGATGCTCCCAAACGCTGCCAGGAGGACGGAGGGATACTAGCCGAGATCCCCGACACAGAGACACAAAACGCCGTAGAAGG ATTCTTTTTAAGCTTATCCACGAATTACTGGATTGGGGTGCATGACATCTACCGAGAAAACTATTTTGTGAATATGTTAAATGAAACTGTTCTCCAAACCAAATGGGCAGCAAGTCAACCTAACAACGTacattacaaatataaaaacgCTGATTGTGTAGAAATGGCGTCAAATGGATGGGTTGACGTGCCATGTACATTATCGATGTCTGCAATTTGCTCAAAAAGAAATAATG TAATTGTAACGTCATCTCAGCTTTCGACAATACCAGAAACAACAATAACGCCAACATCAACAACACCAG caatcGTAACGACGTCGCCTCAACCTATAACAACAACACCGATGACAACACCAACAACTAAAATACAATCTCAGATAACAACATTTACGTCCGAATCATCTACTCGTGCAGTATTTACCGAACCTTATACAAGGACCCAAATATCGGAATCCCAGACAACTACGCCAGCTTGGAATGTTGACGAAATTACTACTTCTAAAGAACAGA GTTGTCTGTGCCCATGTTCAAGAACCAAGAACCAAGTCTACATCGAAAACGTGGTCGAGCTACGAATCAAAGTGGACAAGTTGAAAAAGGAACTGTACGTTAATAAATCCTTGTTGGCTAGCTCCATCCGGAAGAGGACTTCCGCCGTAGATCGGCGACCGTCCGCCTCCATCGTCGGCGGTACGTTGAGCATCGTCATCATTGCTATAGTCGTCGGTCTCATCACTTTAGGCGATGTTGGCCAGTTGTTACAGTTTTTCTGGAAAATGATCTGCGGCTATAGTCATAGATAG